A DNA window from Methylobacterium sp. NMS14P contains the following coding sequences:
- a CDS encoding NAD(P)H-quinone oxidoreductase — MSTTMRAVIAGGQGGPEVLRIVERPRPEPGPGQLLVRVEAAGINRPDVMQREGRYPPPPGASDVLGLELAGIVEALGPGAGRFRPGDRVMALVHSGAYAEWAVVDEAVALPVPDGVPAVEAGAIPETYFTVWSNVFERARLQAGESLLIHGGSSGIGTTAILLAKARGARVIVTAGSPEKCAACLKLGADAAIDYRREDFVAAARAATDGSGPDVILDMVGGAYIARNLDAVAVDGRIAQIAFQQGSRVAEIDFQPLLMKRVTLTGSTLRARPVALKARLADALAEHVLPLLAAGRARPPIDSVFPFERVAEAHARMDGGQHIGKIVLSMGDAARGSR, encoded by the coding sequence ATGAGCACCACGATGCGAGCCGTGATCGCCGGCGGACAGGGCGGCCCCGAAGTCCTCCGGATCGTCGAGCGGCCCCGCCCGGAACCGGGCCCGGGACAGCTGCTCGTGCGCGTCGAGGCCGCGGGCATCAACCGTCCGGACGTGATGCAGCGCGAGGGCCGCTATCCGCCCCCACCCGGCGCCTCCGACGTCCTCGGGCTCGAACTCGCCGGTATCGTCGAGGCGCTCGGGCCCGGCGCGGGGCGCTTCAGGCCCGGCGACCGGGTGATGGCGCTGGTCCATAGCGGCGCCTATGCCGAGTGGGCCGTCGTCGACGAGGCGGTCGCGCTGCCCGTGCCGGACGGTGTCCCGGCGGTCGAGGCGGGGGCGATCCCGGAGACCTACTTCACCGTCTGGAGCAACGTGTTCGAGCGCGCCCGGCTGCAGGCGGGCGAGAGCCTGCTGATCCACGGTGGTTCCTCGGGGATCGGCACCACGGCGATCCTGCTGGCGAAGGCGCGCGGCGCCCGGGTGATCGTCACCGCGGGTTCCCCGGAGAAGTGCGCGGCCTGCCTCAAGCTCGGCGCGGACGCCGCCATCGATTACCGGCGGGAGGATTTCGTCGCCGCGGCCCGGGCCGCCACCGACGGGAGCGGGCCCGACGTGATCCTCGACATGGTCGGCGGCGCCTACATCGCCCGCAACCTCGACGCCGTGGCGGTCGACGGGCGCATCGCGCAGATCGCGTTCCAGCAGGGTTCGCGGGTGGCGGAGATCGATTTCCAGCCGCTCCTGATGAAGCGGGTGACGCTGACGGGCTCGACGCTGCGGGCCCGTCCGGTCGCCCTGAAGGCCCGCCTCGCCGATGCTCTCGCGGAGCATGTCCTGCCGCTGCTCGCGGCGGGGCGGGCACGGCCGCCGATCGATTCCGTGTTCCCCTTCGAGCGGGTCGCCGAGGCCCATGCCCGCATGGATGGGGGCCAGCACATCGGGAAGATCGTCCTGTCGATGGGCGACGCCGCGCGGGGGAGCCGCTGA
- a CDS encoding zinc-dependent alcohol dehydrogenase translates to MLALRKATAAFGTDLVHVDAPAAPGAGRVTVAVAAAGICGSDIHAFEWTPGYAFMTPFMPVTLGHEFAGTVRAVGAGVSALAVGDRVTCWPTVPCGACAACAAERPQDCQGRRIVGLHADGAFAEQVVVPADNCRRLPDGMPLTVAALAEPLAVAVNAVDVAEVRPGDRVAVLGPGPIGLCIAFVAQHRGADVLLAGLDDTARLDLARRIGIRATVDLAGAGLDDAVRRTFDGEADRVIEATGSARSVVEGMGVLRSGGVMVVAGIHSGSLDLDLTDFVRSKKQLRAAHDTTARAFDAALALLVAHAGTLEALITHRRPLAEARAALDLARSRQAMKVLLLPEAVEIQGAER, encoded by the coding sequence ATGCTTGCGTTGCGCAAGGCGACGGCCGCCTTCGGAACGGACCTCGTCCACGTCGATGCACCCGCCGCTCCGGGGGCGGGCCGCGTGACCGTCGCGGTCGCCGCGGCCGGCATCTGCGGCAGCGACATCCACGCCTTCGAGTGGACGCCCGGCTACGCGTTCATGACCCCCTTCATGCCGGTCACCCTCGGCCACGAGTTCGCCGGGACGGTCCGGGCGGTGGGAGCCGGCGTGTCCGCGCTCGCCGTCGGCGACCGTGTCACCTGCTGGCCGACTGTGCCGTGCGGCGCCTGCGCGGCCTGCGCGGCCGAGCGGCCGCAGGATTGCCAGGGCCGGCGGATCGTCGGTCTCCACGCCGACGGGGCCTTCGCCGAGCAGGTCGTCGTCCCGGCCGACAATTGCCGCCGCCTGCCCGACGGGATGCCGCTGACCGTCGCGGCCCTGGCCGAGCCGCTGGCGGTCGCGGTCAACGCGGTGGACGTGGCGGAGGTCAGGCCGGGCGACCGCGTGGCGGTGCTCGGGCCGGGTCCGATCGGCCTCTGCATCGCCTTCGTGGCGCAGCACCGGGGCGCGGACGTGCTGCTCGCCGGTCTCGACGACACCGCGCGCCTCGACCTCGCCCGCCGGATCGGCATCCGCGCGACGGTCGATCTCGCCGGCGCCGGCCTGGATGACGCCGTTCGGCGCACCTTCGACGGAGAGGCCGACCGGGTGATCGAGGCGACGGGATCCGCCCGATCGGTGGTCGAGGGGATGGGCGTGCTGCGTTCGGGCGGTGTGATGGTGGTGGCCGGCATTCACTCGGGATCCCTCGATCTCGACCTGACAGACTTCGTGCGCAGCAAGAAGCAGCTGCGCGCGGCCCACGACACGACGGCGCGCGCCTTCGACGCCGCGCTCGCGCTCCTCGTGGCGCATGCGGGGACGCTGGAGGCTCTGATCACGCATCGACGCCCCCTCGCGGAAGCCCGGGCGGCGCTCGATCTGGCGCGCAGCCGGCAGGCCATGAAGGTGCTGCTTCTTCCCGAAGCGGTGGAGATCCAGGGGGCCGAGCGATGA